Proteins found in one Hypomesus transpacificus isolate Combined female chromosome 20, fHypTra1, whole genome shotgun sequence genomic segment:
- the LOC124482653 gene encoding uncharacterized protein LOC124482653: MKIPALFLVLVTVELAVARSVKSLPEVIHRIALEELIKEANGTLGTNETKLDNWVSDITHLNCEREFFSQASTFLLHLEGGKLSRRLNYILNNTSYFTAKPENSKNPRKVQGHQENVPKGQGNVPEHQKKVPKGQGNVPEHQRKVPKGQVNVPEHQKKVTKGQGNVPEHQGKVPKGQGKVPERQNSGNEIRLSELLNKLVLCGQKVFSSKVN; encoded by the exons ATGAAAATACCTGCCCTTTTCCTTGTCCTCGTCACCGTGGAGTTGGCGGTGGCCCGGTCAGTGAAGTCGTTGCCTGAGGTCATCCACAGGATTGCCCTGGAAGAGCTGATCAAGGAGGCCAACGGCACGCTCGGCACAAACGAG acaaaaCTGGACAACTGGGTTTCTGACATCACACACCTGAACTGTGAG CGAGAGTTCTTCAGCCAAGCCAGCACCTTCCTGCTCCACCTGGAAGGGGGAAAACTGTCGCGCCGGCTGAATTACATCCTCAACAACACG AGCTATTTCACAGCAAAGCCTGAGAACTCGAAGAACCCCAGGAAGGTTCAAGGACATCAGGAGAACGTTCCAAAAGGACAGGGGAATGTTCCAGAACATCAGAAGAAGGTTCCAAAAGGACAGGGGAATGTTCCAGAACATCAGAGGAAGGTTCCAAAAGGACAGGTTAATGTTCCAGAACATCAGAAGAAGGTTACAAAAGGTCAAGGGAATGTTCCTGAACACCAGGGAAAGGTTCCAAAAGGTCAGGGAAAGGTTCCAGAACGTCAGAACTCAGGGAATGAGATAAGGCTGAGTGAGCTTCTGAATAAACTGGTGCTCTGTGGCCAGAAGGTTTTCTCCAGTAAAGTCAATTAG
- the rad50 gene encoding LOW QUALITY PROTEIN: DNA repair protein RAD50 (The sequence of the model RefSeq protein was modified relative to this genomic sequence to represent the inferred CDS: deleted 1 base in 1 codon), with amino-acid sequence MSKIEKMSILGVRSFGVEDKDKQIIIFFSPLTVLVGPNGAGKTTIIECLRYITTGDFPPGSKGSTFVHDPKDANETDVRAQIRLQFSDVNGDKVAVQRSMLSTQKGKKSEPAFKTLEGVITRIKHGEKVSLSSKCAELDREMVAALGVSKAVLNHVIFCHQEDSNWPLSEGKPLKQKFDDIFSATRYIKALEHLHQLRRTQASQVKECQLELPFLKQNRDKAQEIRDLLGAKEAQLVASKDSVRQIDGQIEPLEVRLGDIEENLGKVMKLDNDIKALDSRRKQMEEDNQELEEKMEQVFQGSDVELQEMYQNHQRTVREKERRLGDCQRELERAGRECQRLNTIKSDLLVEQGGLQLESDRHQQTLKSRDAQVRSLASFLDMEGYDRAPFSQHQLQSFQRQVKERLSQETDAANQIMRDLQEREQQKQRSMDELRDKKTGLESSVELKTGLLEKRQEELSNVAQELNALQGSSSRLQELELELGKAERELQSVVQSSSVEALKAEVVELQKEKADLDQTQRRLDQEMETLTTHTSARTEVDMLRKQKAEKEELVRKIKARHQEALVTLMGHFPNKKELEDWIHAHGRQIHSTRDKLASLNKELASGEQNRTHSAAELRSKEQQLASCEEQLSAMCSSQGLEQDLVRLKDDLDKTSKQRAMLAGATAVYSQFISQLTEEGEPCCPVCQRTFPSEGELQEVVGDMQAKLRLVPDKLKSAEQDLRKKERKRDDIMALKPVRQSLVSLQERELPELRGRLQALGRELERLRVEAEEQEESLSSLCSEEDSAKACLQDVSLMDRYLLELREVERRLAQQSAKLQGVDLSRTMQQVNLEKQDTQHRLDTISSRIELKRKQISDQQEQIQSLKSSVNETRAQKLLLSAHMQKRRQLEEASVEHTTEIQALQREIKEAREQLTPLASALEKLQQEKQDLVERRRQRREQDQEKINGIREKVKNITLQERDITRYTQEGKDKYKEQKETELRETSSNLHEAEKQKDKISKEMGNIRQDIDTQRVQERSLQDNLTLRKRVEELKEVTVKRQTLLQEMGNMQVLKLRTERRESERRVEELKRSRSVALGRQKGFEEEILRFRKELREEQYGQADERYRDKLIVMRTTELANKDLGVYYKALDQSIMKFHSMKMDEINKIIRDLWRSTYRGQDIEYVEIRSDVDDNAGSKRRTYNYRVVMVKGDTALDMRGRCSAGQKVLASLIIRLALAETFCLNCGILALDEPTTNLDRENIESLAHALIEIIKSRSRQRNFQLLIITHDEDFVELLGRSNYVEHFYRIKKTPEQHSEITKCSVASLSSYLH; translated from the exons ATGTCCAAGATAGAGAAGATGAGTATTTTGGGGGTGCGGAGCTTCGGAGTGGAAGATAAAGATAAGCAGATCATCATCTTCTTCAGTCCTCTGACTGTGTTGGTCGGACCCAACGGGGCTGGGAAGACG acCATTATAGAGTGTTTGAGGTACATCACCACAGGAGACTTCCCTCCAGGAAGTAAGGGATCCACGTTTGTACACGACCcaaag GATGCCAACGAGACGGACGTGCGAGCCCAGATCAGGCTGCAATTCAGCGATGTGAACGGGGACAAGGTGGCGGTGCAGAGGTCCATGCTCAGCACACAGAAGGGCAAAAAGAGCGAGCCAGCGTTTAAAACCCTGGAGGGAGTCATCACCAGAATCAA gcacGGTGAGAAGGTGAGCCTGAGCTCCAAGTGTGCAGAGCTGGACCGTGAGATGGTGGCGGCGCTGGGCGTGTCCAAGGCCGTGCTCAATCACGTCATCTTCTGCCACCAGGAGGATTCCAACTGGCCGCTCAGCGAGGGCAAGCCCCTCAAGCAGAAGTTCGATGACATCTTCTCGGCCACCAG gtacATCAAGGCCTTGGAGCACCTGCACCAGCTGCGTCGGACGCAGGCCTCACAGGTGAAGGAGTGCCAGCTGGAGCTGCCCTTCCTCAAGCAGAACAGGGACAAGGCCCAGGAGATCAGGGACCTGCTGGGGGCCAAGGAGGCCCAGCTGGTCGCCTCCAAGGACAGCGTCCGCCAGATAGACGGCCAGATAGAGCCCCTGGAG GTGCGTCTGGGGGACATTGAAGAGAACCTGGGGAAGGTGATGAAGCTGGACAATGACATCAAGGCCCTGGACAGCAGGAGGAAACAGATGGAGGAGGACaaccaggagctggaggagaagatggagcaG GTGTTCCAGGGCTCGGACGTGGAGCTCCAGGAGATGTACCAGAACCACCAGCGCAcggtgagggagaaggagaggaggctgggggactgccagagggagctggagagagccgGCCGCGAGTGTCAGAGACTCAACACCATCAAGTCGGACCTGCTGGTGGAGCAAG GTGGTCTCCAGCTGGAGTCAGATCGCCACCAGCAGACCCTGAAGAGCCGTGATGCTCAG GTGCGTTCCTTGGCATCATTCCTGGACATGGAGGGTTACGACCGCGCCCCCTTCAGCCAGCACCAGCTGCAAAGCTTCCAGCGCCAGGTCAAAGAGAGGCTGAGCCAGGAAACAGACGCAGCCAATCAGATCATG agggaCCTGCAGGAGAGGGAGCAGCAGAAGCAGCGCAGCATGGACGAGCTGCGGGACAAGAAGACGGGTCTGGAGAGCAGCGTGGAGCTGAAGACGGGCCTGCTGGagaagaggcaggaggagcTGAGCAACGTGGCCCAGGAGCTGAACGCCCTGCAGGGATCCTCCAGCAGActgcaggagctggagctggagctggggaaggcg GAGCGAGAGCTCCAGAGTGTGGTGCAGAGCTCCAGTGTGGAGGCTCTGAAGGCGGAGGTGGTGGAGCTGCAGAAGGAGAAGGCAGACCTGGACCAGACCCAGCGCCGGCTGGACCAGGAGATGGAgaccctgaccacacacaccagtgccCGCACGGAAGTGGACATGCTCCGCAAGCAAAAG gcggagaaggaggagctggtGAGGAAGATCAAGGCCAGGCACCAGGAGGCGCTGGTGACTCTAATGGGACACTTCCCCAacaagaaggagctggaggactggatcCACGCCCACGGCCGCCAGATCCACTCCACCAGAGACAAGCTGGCCTCGCTCAA tAAGGAGTTGGCGTCGGGGGAGCAG AACAGGACCCACAGCGCTGCCGAGCTGAGGAGTAAGGAGCAGCAGCTGGCCAGCTGTGAGGAGCAGCTATCTGCCATGTGCAGCAGCCAGGGTCTGGAGCAAGATCTGGTCAGGCTAAAGGACGACCTGGACAAGACCTCCAAacagaggg CCATGTTGGCAGGGGCCACTGCGGTGTACAGCCAGTTCATCAGCCAGCTGACGGAGGAGGGCGAGCCGTGCTGCCCCGTGTGCCAGCGCACCTTCCCCTCGGAGGGGGAGCTgcaggaggtggtgggggacaTGCAGGCCAAGCTGCGCCTCGTCCCGGACAAGCTGAAGAGTGCCGAGCAGGACCTCCgcaagaaggagaggaagagggacgACATCATGGCGCTCAAACCTGTCAG ACAGTCCCTGGTGTCCCTGCAGGAGCGGGAGCTCCCGGAGCTGCGCGGCCGGCTGCAGGCGCTGGGCCGGGAGCTGGAGAGGCTGCGGGTGGAAgcggaagagcaggaggagagcctCTCCTCTCTATGCTCCGAGGAGGACAGCGCCAAGGCTTGCCTGCAGGATGTCTCCTTGATGGACCGCTACCtg ctggagctgagggaggtagagaggaggctggCGCAGCAGAGTGCTAAGTTGCAGGGAGTGGACCTGAGCAGAACCATGCAGCAGGTCAACCTGGAGAAACAGGACACACAGCACCGCCTAGACACCA TTAGCAGCCGTATCGAGTTGAAGAGGAAGCAGATCTCTGACCAGCAGGAGCAGATTCAGAGCTTGAAGAGCAGCGTGAACGAGACACGGGCCCAGAAGCTGCTGCTCTCCGCTCACATGCAGAAGCGACgccagctggaggaggccagcGTGGAGCACACTACTGAGATCCaggctctccagagagagataaag gaggccagggagCAATTGACTCCTTTAGCCTCAGCTCTGGAGAAACTGCAGCAGGAGAAACAGGATCTGGTGGAGAGGAGACGACAGAGACGAGAGCAGGACCAGGAGAAG ATCAACGGcatcagagagaaagtgaagaaCATCACTCTGCAGGAGAGAGATATCACCAGATACACACAGGAGGGGAAAGATAAATATAAAGAG caAAAAGAGACTGAGCTCCGGGAGACCAGTAGCAATCTGCATGAAGCAGAGAAGCAGAAAGACAAGATCAGCAAGGAGATGGGCAACATCAGACAGGACATTGACACACAGAGG GTCCAGGAGCGGAGTCTGCAGGACAACCTGACCCTGCGGAAGCGCgtggaggagctgaaggaggtgaCAGTGAAGCGGCAGACGCTGTTGCAGGAGATGGGCAACATGCAGGTCCTCAAGCTGCGCAC GGAGCGCCGGGAGTCGGAGCGCCGTGTGGAGGAGCTGAAGCGTAGCCGCAGCGTGGCTCTGGGGCGGCAGAAGGGCTTCGAAGAGGAGATCCTCCGTTTCCGGAAGGAGCTGCGAGAGGAGCAGTACGGCCAGGCCGACGAGCGCTACCGAGACAAGCTCATTGTCATGAGAACCACGGAGCTGGCCAACAAAGACCTGGGAGTGTACTACAAGGCCCTGGACCA GTCTATAATGAAGTTCCACAGTATGAAGATGGATGAGATCAACAAGATCATCAGGGATCTCTGGAGGAGCACCTATAGGGGACAAG aTATAGAGTATGTGGAGATCAGGTCTGATGTGGACGACAACGCCGGGTCGAAGAGGAGAACCTACAACTACCGCGTTGTCATGGTGAAGGGTGACACCGCCCTGGACATGAGGGGGCGCTGCAGCGCCGGACAGAAG GTGCTGGCCTCCCTCATCATCCGCCTGGCCCTGGCTGAAACCTTCTGTCTGAACTGTGGTATTCTGGCTCTGGATGAGCCCACCACCAACTTGGACCGCGAGAACATTGAGTCCCTGGCCCACGCTCTCATAGA gatcATCAAGTCCCGTTCCCGCCAGCGTAACTTCCAGTTGCTGATCATCACCCACGACGAGGACTTTGTGGAGCTCCTGGGACGCTCCAACTACGTGGAGCACTTCTACCGCATCAAGAAGACCCCGGAGCAGCACTCGGAGATCACCAAGTGCAGCGTGGCCTCGCTGTCCTCCTACCTGCACTGA